From the genome of Desulfuromonadales bacterium:
CGCCTTCACCAGCTGGCGGCCGACCTCCAGCTGGTCCTCGATGTCGCCGAGCTTGACGGCCCTGGTTTTCCGGGGCTGTTTTTTTTTCTGCCGTTTTGCCGCCTCGGCGGGGTCGGCGTTGAGCCGGTCCCGCAGCTCGCAGCAGGTCTGGGCATCGCCGCAGGCGGTGACCTTGATGACGTCGGCGTCGCCGAAGAAACCGTCTTCGATCAGGATGCTCTGCAGCTCGTAGTCGACCAGCAGCCAGCTCTTTTCCGGGATGCCGCGGAACAGCTCCTTGCCGCCGAAGACATCGATCCTGTTGCGGCATTCGAGGGTTGCCTCGCGAGAATCGCCGTAGGCCAGGGTAACCCAGGCAATCTCTCCACTCTCCGTGACCTTCTTGTCGAGAAAGAGCACATGGTTGAAATAGGGGACCCCGGGGCGCCCCTCGGAAACGAGGGCGAAAGCGTCGGCATGGCAGCAGAGCAGCAGCAGGAAGGTCAAAAACAGGCGCATAATCGACTCCACAGGCAGAAGAAAAGGTATTCATCTATAGCAGATATCCCCGCCGATGCAATCAGCCCCTCCCCCCTTCAGGCGTAATGGCCGCGAAACTGAAACATTCCGTTGCATGAAACAGGATGTTTCAGTTTCGCGGTTGGTCCGCGCCTCCCTGCGGCCAGTGCGTCGGCGCAAGCTGACTGGTTGTCGGGTGCAACAAGATGTTTCACCCGATCGATGACCAGGTCGGCTTAAAATTATTAGAGCCGGCGAATTCAGGGGCTTTGGAAGGGAACGGGTGCATGGCATATATATTGAAAGTAAAATATTCAGAAACATGAAACCAGTTGCGCACAAGCGCACCAGGCAACGATGGGAGGTTCAATCATGAAAAATGCCGGGAAACTGCTCGCCTGCTTCACCCTGATGATCTTTGCCGCGACCGCCGCTCTGGCGGCGCAGGGGGGGAATCCCAAAAAAGGGAAATACCTCTACAAGAAGGAGTGCAAGGCTTGCCACGATGCCGGGGGCGAAGGCGGGAAGCTGACTCCGCTGTCGAAGACCCAGGCGCAGTGGGACCGCTTCTTCGAGAAGGACAAGCACAAGAACAAGCCGGAAGCGTTCAAGAAGTTCTCCGATCAGGATGTCAAGGACATCCAGCAGTTTCTGTTTGATCATGCCGCCGACTCGGACCAGCCCGAGACCTGCGGTTAATCTGTGTATTTTTTGAGGAGGCAATACATGCGCAAGTTGTTTGCACTGCTGTTGATGGTCCTGCTCATCGCCCCTGCCACGGCGCTGGCCATCGACGATGCCAGGACCATCGAGGATCTGCGCAAGCAGATCGAAGAGCTCAGCACCCAGCTCGAGGATATCTCCGGCCGGGTCGACAAGACTGAGAAGAAGAGCGCCCTCGACCGCATCAACTGGTACGGCGACCTGCGGGTCAAGGCCGACACGCTGCATTACAAGGACGTCACCTTCGCGCCCGGCCTGCTGGTCGATTTCGACAACTTCGGCGCCCAGGTGATTTCGGGAGCCTTTGGCGATCCGGCGAACCCGGCCTCACCCATCGGCAAGATGCTCGCCGCCAATCCCGACCTGGCTACCGCTTTCGGCCTGGGACTGCTGCGTGGGGTCGGCCCCTTCGCCCTGGCCCCGAAGAAGACCTCGGACATCAACAACGACATCCTCTACACCACCCGCCTGCGGCTCGGCATGAAGGCGAAGGTCTGGGACAACGTCGATTTCGCCGGTCGGCTGCTGATGTACAAGAACTGGGGCGACTCCACCGGCGTCAAGGTCTTCGATTCGTGGAGCTCCTTCACCATGGACGGCACCAACAGCGGCAATACCACCGGCGACTGGCTGCGGGTGGAGCGGGCCTACTTCGACTGGAAGGACATCGGCGGCAGTCCCTTCTACCTCTCCATCGGCCGCCGTCCCTCCACCTACGGCCCCCCCAGCCAGT
Proteins encoded in this window:
- a CDS encoding cytochrome c, with product MKNAGKLLACFTLMIFAATAALAAQGGNPKKGKYLYKKECKACHDAGGEGGKLTPLSKTQAQWDRFFEKDKHKNKPEAFKKFSDQDVKDIQQFLFDHAADSDQPETCG